ATGCAGGAATGAATACGACATTGCAGCCCACGTTCACGACCAAGCCCGCGATTTGGACCGCAAGCCATTCCTTGCCGCGTCCCAGGCCTTGCAGCATGATCCCGCTCAGGTCGCCGCGAAGATTCAGGTAGGTGGTCAGGGCGAAGACCACCAAAGGAAGGTAGCCCTCGGCATATTGGGGATGGAGAGACCGCAGGATGGGTTTGCCACCGAGGACCACGACCAACGAAGCCAGACTCAGCAATTTGCCGATCATCCATGCCGAACGGTTGAGCCGATCCAGCAGCCAGGGTGTCAATTTCCGTGCACCTTCCCGGGAAAACTCCGAAAGCAAAAGGCCGTCGAAGCTCTGTCGGATGGATTGGAGGCTCTTTCCCACCATGACCACCAGGTTGTACACCTCGATCGCCCGCACGTCCGAGAGCGCTCCCAGGAGCATCAGATCGAGGCGCGCCGTCAGGCCGGTGAAGAGATCCGACCCCATGAGGACGAGCGAAAACCTGGCGAGTCCTCCGGCAGGAAGGTGAGGCTGCAGATCCCGGAGGGTGAGGCGGTGCATGAACTGGAAGGTGACTGCTGCCAGGACGAAGTTGGAAAGCGTTCCGGCGAACAGCCAAAAAGGCAGGCCAGGGCCGCCGAGCTTCCGAGACACGAGTGCCCCGCCAAAGACCACCAGCGGGATCACGAGGTTCTTCCCCACGATTCTGGCGAGCATGTCTCCGCGGTTGAGATTTGCCTGGTAGAGGATGTCGGCGATCGCAAGG
This DNA window, taken from Fibrobacterota bacterium, encodes the following:
- a CDS encoding lipopolysaccharide biosynthesis protein; translated protein: MTAQLETKRFWGVRMVLMDNLLRPVEPLLVLACASLYAGGQWGTFKLAESLAYLLYRLAMLGMDRGLVWWYGQTTSEGYKKDLVASLWAVLLASAVGSAVLIVFSHLATGAIQGIQLESVDLWLIAGSIPCLAIADILYQANLNRGDMLARIVGKNLVIPLVVFGGALVSRKLGGPGLPFWLFAGTLSNFVLAAVTFQFMHRLTLRDLQPHLPAGGLARFSLVLMGSDLFTGLTARLDLMLLGALSDVRAIEVYNLVVMVGKSLQSIRQSFDGLLLSEFSREGARKLTPWLLDRLNRSAWMIGKLLSLASLVVVLGGKPILRSLHPQYAEGYLPLVVFALTTYLNLRGDLSGIMLQGLGRGKEWLAVQIAGLVVNVGCNVVFIPAWGAFGGILALSASLLAQGALSQMLLRRHSIDRLWSGPYLASSLRFAALALIGCLLAIHLQSDLSRAGLLCASGLGWWLLLRRETPQTDIVTSG